AGCGAGAAGATTGGTTTGCATGCGTTGCATTAAACAACCCATAAGGAGTGAGAGAGTTGGCTTATTCTGTGTTGGAGAGAAAAATACACATTAGTTTACATGTCAAATGAGAAAGAAAGCTGGTTTTCAACATTGGTTTAAACCGGTAATCATTTTTACCTTGGTACATGTAATGTAGGTTTATTGCTTTATAtacaaaaatgaagggagtactaattTTATGGAATCCCCTATTTTCAGTTAGCTTTAATAAGTCAAAAGCTTTTTTTACATAATTAATCAAAAGCTTACCAAGAGCAAATTATATGTGTACCACTGTCGATTTACATGTATATTCAAATGGTACTGGATTTTTTTATTCCAAATATGCCACTAAAAATTTGCACATGATACAATTTGTCACTTTTGTCACTCAtatgaagaaacaaaaaaaaagattACTCAAAGACCCAATATCTTGTTCCACGAAGAAAGTATCATGATTTTTTTATTTAGCTACCCTTAAAAGAATCTTGATTTAATTTTGAGAAATAAACAAATAATACATTTAATCAAAACCGTTCAACTAGACTAGACATAGAAAGAGACCTTCAATGGAAGAGTTTAGTTTATTTTGCAAATTTATGTAAGTTTTTGAATATATGTAATGATATTGTAGTAAATAGAAACAATCAAAAGGAAAACACTCTACCCCGGGTCTCGTGAAAGTAAATTGGGACAACACCCAGACTATCCGTAATGAGAGTAtgataactagtactccctccatccggtgaagagtgtacatctagaaattttaggacaaattatgaaATTGAGTAAACAATGCATTGGAAATGTGCAAGCCATCATCTCTCTCCTCTTTGATTAcccaacccccaatgagctaagtgcatgtagaaattaagaagaccatgtgtagattgctattggtcttgattaccgtgtgacgagagagaagtattttttctcactttaaagtgcattgggaagttagaagtacactcttttgtggacaaattttgaagctagatgtacactcttcaccggacggagggagtagtatcatccatgccaactaggcaattttaatTAGGTGACATAAAATTAAACTACCCTTAAAAGAATCTTGATTTAATTTTGAGAAATAAACAAATAATACATTTAATCAAAACCGTTCAACTAGACTAGACATAGAAACAGACCTTTAATGGAAGGGTTTAGTTTATTTTGCAAATTTATGTAAGTTTTAAGCTGAACTTAACTGAACAAGCCAAGCAATCCATTTTGTCACAATCACAAGAAATGTGTCCCCCACCGTATATTTTCCCCTTCTGTTTATCCACTACCTTGGTTGAAcctaagcaaaagaaaaagaggtCCAAGAAATAGACCCATTTAGACTAGGTTATCTTCCAGCTTCTTTTATTTTATAAAATTTGTTGAACATGTAATGTATGTGGTCTGGTTTAAATGAAAATCACTTGGTTTGTTGAAATCCCATTTGAAATGTACACGAGCACTGTTGGATGACCGGCTTGTGTATAACTGTCTGCAGACACATCCGCTAATAGATACCGTGTCCATTTATGGGTCCGCGTTGGAGATGTCTGGCCCTAATAGCAATCTTATGTACAACCAATGATTTTTTTAGTGGATAGGATCAATGGAGTTAGTTGTAGTTTTAATCTCCCTCTCCCCGGTCCCCTTAAAATCATTGTTTGGACACAAATTTTCAATATAAGTTGGCCATTATTTTTTTTACTATGATATacttgaaaatataaaaacatatgTTGTGTAGGATTTTTTTAAGAAAAGAAAACACACTAGTAATTTTTTAATCCAATTTGAACATATGTAATGATATTGTAGTAAATAGAAACAATCAAAAGGAAAACACTCTACCCCAGGTCTCGTGAAATTAAATTGGGACAACACATAGACTATCCGTAATGAGAGTAACGAGAGTACCacgcatgccaactaggcaattttaatGAGGTGacataaaatcaaataaaaaaagtTAAGTATTATATTATGGTattgtatcataataaatgttatgataCTAGCATGTGTCATGCAAGACAATAAGTACAGTCATTTAAAATACTATGCACTTGAACTAGTCTACGAATAGCCTTATACTAATccatctatctattatataattaaaacaagagtcaaacaagccatcacgtttaTCCACATACGCTAATATTATTACGACCGTTTGATCAGATTTATAACGGCTGAGATTTAAAAGTTTCTACGTAACATGATAAGATGTTTGTTTTAGCATATTGAACCGTCACGTCTCTCTCTATATGTTAAACCGACACTTAAACCGACACGTATAAAGGTGTATAATAAGAAGTGGGAGACATGAATAAATTTTGGAAAGAAGAGAGGAGATCTACGTGTAGGACACCTATGTTCGGAATGCCACCTAAGACAAGGGACGTGCAATTAGTACCGATTGGAATTCTAATACAAGAAAAAAAAGCCAGCCACGTTAGATGGGTCAACCTAGCACAAAAGTCAGTCTAATCCATCACGGATCTACACATGTCGGATCTACATGGAAACAAACAAGTCCTTTTTTTACAAGGACACGTACATGTAACACCTGTGATTGAAGAAGATACGAAGCCGCCGTGTAGCATCTCGGACAGGCTGGTTCCAGCAGCCGATTGggaaacaaatactccctccgttccgaattacttgccttgaatttgtctagatacggatgtatctagcactaaaataagtctagatacatccgtatctagacaaatccaagacaagtaattcggaacggagggagtacgaggcAGCTTCCCCAAAACCCATCATGCACTCAGACACTAGCCACTAAAGAAAGAAATCGTTGTTCTAGAAAAAGTAAAAGAGAATATAGTAATAAAAGATCAAATAAAGGTGTGCTACAAGTGTATTTGTTGTCGCAAGAAAACGTCTGTGCAATAAAAAGATGAATATGTGTTCATGTCGGATAAGAATACAGCCAGTCTATTAGGTTGGCCAAATGGAGCTTGCCATGAAATAACAATGCGTGCATGTTAGTATTGGATTCCAGCACGACATATTAATTAGGCTCCGGCCGGACGAAATGCATGTATGTTAGTGTTAGATTATACGTTATGATCTAACTACAATGGTCAGAACATTAAAACAGTATATATGCCCATTGAAGATTAGCCGTGATGGATGGCCAGACTAGGTACAGTCCGGTTGTAACAAAGATCACGTCCGGTTAAAAATTGAGAGCGCATGCATGTTGCAGATAGGAGTTGTAGATGTTGTATTGCATGCAGTGACATCACTGCTGATGTCATCACCGAAGAGGTTCAATAATTTTGCTCAGTATGGACTGCTAGCCAGGTTAGTTGGACCCGGAATTTGGTTAGCAGTTGatgattcttttttttttttgcatagcaCTACATGAACATCAATGTACCAAATATATCTACGTACGATCTTTTTTTTGGGGTTGGATAGTAAGATTAAATGGAAGATTTGTATATGTtcatacatataataaactttTGTATGCAAAGTAGAACACCCATTTATAAATATGATGTTAAGCGTAAAATTAAAATGTGCAATACGAATGAAATGAAGTTATGGGTCAACGTGCATGGGTTATTTAAATGTCACGGGTTTGACCACGTGACACATATTGTAAACAATCCAAACAATTCATAAAAAAACTTCCACGGGTTTAATAGTATATTGTCAAAAGTGAAACAATAACATGAGTAGGACAGAGTGTTGCGGGGTGTTCTTGAATCGTGATGATTTGAAGTTAAGAGTTCCGGAAGGTGATGGTCAAGTGGAAGCATAAAGCTTCCCTAACACCATTAATTTGAATAGGAAACCAAAATTGTGTTCTGGCCGCAAAAAAATGGGTCAAGTACACCTCATCAATTACAAAATGTAGGACATTAATTGTCCAAGTTCATGATTTATATGTGATTATCATTCTCTTAAGTATTAATGAAAAAAATATTTATGATCAAAGTTTACAATTAGATAATGTACACCTTACGTTTGTATAGCATGGACTATGCAACCAGGTTCTTAAATCATTACCTAAACCCCATTGCATCTATGAGAAAGAATAAGCTATGATGATCGGACATAGTGAAAGATAATGTCCTAAAAAATGGAGAAGACAATGTGAATCTAGGTGATGAGAGTGAATATCCACTCCTTAAATTGCGATAGATATGGAAGTGAGATAGGCAGAAGAACATGAACATGATCCAAGAAACTAAACCATGATCAAAGTGACCGAGGGAGAACACATTAGCATAACAGCATGTTAAGTATATACTAAAATGTCGGAATTGTGCTAAAAATACGACTCAGTGCAAACAAAATAGACACGCTCACTCAAAACAATCATGAGAACCAGAATTGATGAATCATTGAGTACATGAGGTATGAAAGATCAAAGAGTTGGAAGAGAAATAATGGTTTGGAAATTCTTTGTAAATAAGGGTACATAATACCAATGGGCATGCATAATAGGCAATTAAAGTAAGACGTGGATGTGACAATGCATGACATTTCCCTAATGGAAACCTTCCCACAATACCAATAAGGATACACCAATATTCAGTTGATCCTCATTTAAAATTTCTATAGAAGATAGAGGATTCTCATATTGTGGTGCTATTTTTTGGTGTCTAATTTTGGACAGTGAACCAGATTAAGGAGAAATCATATGGCCAGATGGGATATAACAGTTGTGGTAAAACTCAAATTAAACAACGCACAACAactctagccgcgcaaatgcgcgggtcacccgCTAGTTTTAAGTATTTTTAAAGACATTGTCGGTTCAAAATTCAGATTTTTGCTTCATCCTTGGGTAAGATAATAAAAAATAATAGTAATAATCACGGCCTTGAAAAGGTCTATGCTATTATTGCTTCTGTTGGAAGGAAAAATGAACAGTGATATTGAAAAGGTCAGTCCACGCGTGAATACCAATGCATGGGCTGACtcactgcatgcatgcatggaccTACCGACAGCATATATGCCTCTCACGCAGCTGCATGTCACCGGCGGCGGTACGACTGTTTTGCACGCATCATCACGAATTCATCATGATTCCGGTGGCGGCGTTCATTTTTCTGCTGTTCCAGCTCTGCATCTCGGCGGCGGCTGCTCAGGTCGCAGGAGGTGCGGGGCCGCCGCCGGCGAGCTGCCCGACCAGCTGCGGCAGCGTGAGCGTGCCGTACCCGTTCGGCATCGGCGAAGGGTGCTCCTGGCCGGGCTTCAACCTCAGCTGCGACCGGACGCGCGGCCGAGAGCGGCTGCTCATCGGCGGCCGCAGCGGCACCCTCGAGGTCGTGGACATCTCGCTGGCCAACTCTACGGTGCGCGTCATGGACACCGCGGGCGCCGTGAACATCACCTACCACGGGACCCCCGAGGGCAACGGCACGTGGGGCGgcctcgccggcgcccgcgccggcCCGTTCGTGGTGTCGGAGACGCGCAACCAGTTCCTTGTCACCGGGTGCAACGTGCAGGCCACGCTGCTCGGGGAGACCGGCAACGTCATCGTCGGCTGCTCCGCCTTCTGCGCCGTCAACGACCGGTGGTCCAGCGCCGCCACGAGCTCGCTCGAGGAAGTCGCCAAGTGCGCCGGCATCGGCTGCTGCGAGACGCCCATCCCCATCGGCCGCCCGTCCTACGGCGTCGAGTTCAAGTGGGTGGATCCCAACCACGAGAAGGACGGCGAGCTGCCGGCGTCCGTGCGCATCGCCGAGAGGGGCTGGTTCGAGGGCGTCTCCGCCGCGCTCCTCAACACGTCGCTCACGGACACGTCTAGCCGGACGGCGATCCCCGTGGTGCTTGAGTGGGCGGTGGAGTCCAGGCCGCTTCCGCAGCCGCAGGATACGCTGGGCACGTCGGGCTGCCCCCAGGACAAGGCGAGGAGCGCGTGCCGGAGCAGCCTCAGCTCATGCCTCAACGTCACCGGCAACTACCGCACTGGCTACGTGTGCCGGTGCGAGGACGGGTACCAGGGCAACCCATACCTCGCCGACGGATGCCAAGACGTCGACGAGTGCACCAACACGGCCGGCGGATACATATGCCAGTGTCCGAGTGGGGCCCGCGGCAACCCCCATGTCAAAGATGGCTGCGTCAAATCTTCCTTAGGTAAGCACGACACCACAACATCAGATCAGAGAGAGatacttttttttcaaaaaaaaattgcgtAAAGAGAGAGACTGTTCTTGCTCTGTTTCACATCAGAGACACGTTTGCTCTCATATTTTCCCAGGTTTAAGTGTCGGCATAGGAATGGGCAGCGGCGCTGGTCTTCTACTCATGGTGCTTGGTACCATCTTTTTGACCAGGAAGATGAAGCGCCGGAGGGCAAAAATgttgaagcagaagttcttcaaGCAAAACAGGGGATATCTCTTGCAACAATTGGTGTCCCAAAAAGCAGACATCGCGGAGAGGATGATCATCCCCTTGGTGGAGTTGGAGAAGGCCACAAACAATTTCGACAAAGCACGCGAGATTGGTGGGGGAGGGCATGGCACGGTGTACAAAGGGATCATGTCAGACCTGCATGTTGTGGCGATCAAGAAGTCTAAGGTCGCAATCCAGAGGGAGATCGACGAGTTCATCAACGAGGTAGCCATCCTCTCTCAGATCAACCATCGTAACGTGGTGAAGCTCTTCGGGTGTTGCCTCGAGACAGAGGTGCCATTACTAGTGTATGAGTTCATCTCCAATGGGACTCTTTACCATCATCTTCATGCCGAAGAGCCTGAAGCATCGTTGCCATGGGTGGATCGTCTGAGAATTGCAATGGAGACTGCGCGAGCTCTTGCGTACCTTCACTCGGCCGTGTCAATCCCTATAGTCCACAGGGACATCAAGTCTCAGAACATTTTGTTAGATGGCAATCTCGTAGCAAGGGTGTCGGACTTTGGAGCTTCAAGGTGCATTCCGATCGATCAAACAGGGAATGCAACCGCCATCCAAGGGACATTCGGGTACTTAGACCCTATGTACTACTATTCGGGACGACTTACCGAGAAGAGCGACGTTTACAGCTTTGGTGTTCTCCTCATGGAGCTGCTCACCAGGAAAAAACCATGCTCATTTCGATCGCCGGAGGAGGAAAGCCTTGTCGCATATTTCACTACCTTGCTCGCAACAGGCGATCTAGTCTGTGTGCTAGATCCTCAGATTGTGGTGGAAGGGGGCAAGGAGGTTGAAGAGGTAGCTATGTTGGCAGCGGCATGCGTGAGGATGGAAGGAGACCACCGGCCGACCATGAGGCAAGTCGAGATGACACTCGAGAGCCTTCGAGTACCCAATGAAAATGTTAAGATGTATGAGATGGTTGCGCCTAGTTATACAGTGGATACGGGTAAGAGCGCAGAGGAGGTGAGCAGACAATATAGCCTAGAAGAAGAGTATTTGTTGTCATCAAGATACCCACGTTAGTGAATGAATTTTTGTGCTAGTTCAGTTTAGTTAGAAACCAAGGATTTTtttacagttttgctaaagcacatctagatgtgctctaagtattgcacatctaaatcctatgtcattgattttacggTAAGATCGTGCAagcattttattttctttttagtttgattgagtcacttagatgtgccctagacatacCTTATTTTTTCATTGATTTGTACACAAGGATCAAAGGGCTTGTATGTTTTACTACTTTTTGTATTTTACGGAGCCTCTGTTAACCAAGTCATACACACCAGAAGTGGAAGGGTAGATGCGCTTCCTATTCCTGTCGAACCAACCCTTTAAATTTGAGTGGGGCTCGGATCTGAAGTGGACATAAGACACACAAATGTATAAGAAAGAAAAAGATTTTGACTATCAAGCGTCCTTGACTGGGTCAGTCAACACATATGAATAGTTAACCTTAGGTATGCAGGTTGTGACTAGTGTGCTACCAAAGAAAATGCAACACGGATCTTGATGGGTCTCTTTGACTAGGTGccgaatttattattattattattattattattattattattattattattattattattattattattattattattattatgatgatgatgatgatgatgatgatgatgatgatgatgatgacatgtTTGATGGGTCTCTTTGACTAGGTGTGGAatttatgctagtagatca
Above is a window of Triticum aestivum cultivar Chinese Spring chromosome 6B, IWGSC CS RefSeq v2.1, whole genome shotgun sequence DNA encoding:
- the LOC123133381 gene encoding wall-associated receptor kinase 2-like yields the protein MIPVAAFIFLLFQLCISAAAAQVAGGAGPPPASCPTSCGSVSVPYPFGIGEGCSWPGFNLSCDRTRGRERLLIGGRSGTLEVVDISLANSTVRVMDTAGAVNITYHGTPEGNGTWGGLAGARAGPFVVSETRNQFLVTGCNVQATLLGETGNVIVGCSAFCAVNDRWSSAATSSLEEVAKCAGIGCCETPIPIGRPSYGVEFKWVDPNHEKDGELPASVRIAERGWFEGVSAALLNTSLTDTSSRTAIPVVLEWAVESRPLPQPQDTLGTSGCPQDKARSACRSSLSSCLNVTGNYRTGYVCRCEDGYQGNPYLADGCQDVDECTNTAGGYICQCPSGARGNPHVKDGCVKSSLGLSVGIGMGSGAGLLLMVLGTIFLTRKMKRRRAKMLKQKFFKQNRGYLLQQLVSQKADIAERMIIPLVELEKATNNFDKAREIGGGGHGTVYKGIMSDLHVVAIKKSKVAIQREIDEFINEVAILSQINHRNVVKLFGCCLETEVPLLVYEFISNGTLYHHLHAEEPEASLPWVDRLRIAMETARALAYLHSAVSIPIVHRDIKSQNILLDGNLVARVSDFGASRCIPIDQTGNATAIQGTFGYLDPMYYYSGRLTEKSDVYSFGVLLMELLTRKKPCSFRSPEEESLVAYFTTLLATGDLVCVLDPQIVVEGGKEVEEVAMLAAACVRMEGDHRPTMRQVEMTLESLRVPNENVKMYEMVAPSYTVDTGKSAEEVSRQYSLEEEYLLSSRYPR